The Nocardioides ginsengisegetis region ACCGGATCGTGCGTGCCCTGGAGCTGCTGCGCTACGCCCGCGGGCGCGACGACGCCGGGTCAGCCGCGCTGCGGACCGAGGCCGAGACCTGCGTCGCCGCGCTCGAGGGTGGCGCGTCGCGGGGCGCCCGGCGCCGGGCCGAGTGGTGGCCGCGGTCGGTGCTCACCAAGGACGCACGTCGCGCGGTCGGCGTGGCACCGCGGCCGGAGCAGGCGAGGTACGGCGGGGTCGTCGACCACGTCGGCTGAGGTCGGCTGAGGTCGGCCCAGGTCGGCTGGGGTCGGTCAGAAGCCGTTGTTCTCGTCGCGGCGACGACGCCAGCGCTGCTCCATGCGCTCCATGAAGGGAGCGTGGGAGGGGCGGCGGTTGCGACGGCCACGGCCGGAGCGGCCGCCGTCGATGACGGTGAACCCGTGGGTCGCGTGACCGGCCGCGCGCGGATCGGGGTGGCCGTGCTGGACGGCCTGCTGGCTGCGGAGCGAGGTGACCGCGACGGTGGCGGAACCCAGCATGATCACGAAGCCGGCGATGCCGAGAGCCCAGAACTTGGGGTTGTCGCCGGACAGCACCGCACCGGCCATCAGGACCGCGACGCCGATCGCGAACACGACCCCCGCCACGATCGCGCGCCGACGGGCGGACCGTCGGAGCGAGGTGCCGCGCAGGGTGGAGGCGAGCTTGGGGTCCTCTTCGACGAGAGCGCGCTCCATCTGCTCGAGCAGTCGGAGCTCCTCTTCGGAGAGCGGCACCGGTCCTCCCTGGGTAGATGCGGGAAAGCCCGTCGACAGGTGTCGAAGTGGCTACCGTGCAGTCAAGTCTAGGCAGGGGCCGGGCATCTCGGTAGGCGGGTTGTGGAATTTCACCACCGAAGTGATGGACGAGTCTCGTCGCCCGGTGCTGGGGCGG contains the following coding sequences:
- a CDS encoding DUF3040 domain-containing protein, yielding MPLSEEELRLLEQMERALVEEDPKLASTLRGTSLRRSARRRAIVAGVVFAIGVAVLMAGAVLSGDNPKFWALGIAGFVIMLGSATVAVTSLRSQQAVQHGHPDPRAAGHATHGFTVIDGGRSGRGRRNRRPSHAPFMERMEQRWRRRRDENNGF